cctggagacctgggatcgagttccacatcgggctccttgcatggagcctgcttctctctctgcctatgtctctgcgtctctctgtgtctctcatgaataaataaataaaatcttaaaaaaaaaatgttacttgatCATGACAGTTTTTAATCAGGTTGTGGTATCTTTTTTACACTaatggaagtttttctttttctttttactctgaaagttttcatagcattttaaatggtctagtttttaaagatttgtaagaATTTTCTATGAAATTGAGGCTGGTTCTTTACCTGGGTGAGGGCTAGGGATTTTTGACATTTCCAGTTTCCTCTTTggaaatttatctatttctgtTTAAATCTTTCTACTTATTagttcctcttttttgttttttaagtttttccatttttaaaatttatttgacagagaaagcaacAAGGGGAgcagtggcagaggaagaaggaaaagcaggcttcccatcgAGGACGGAGTCTGACGGGAGTCTGATCCTGAAACTCTGGGGttataacctgagccacccatatgccccAGTTCCTCTATTTGTAacttactgatttctaattttgtatttgttaatactttcttcctgctttcctttatcttattgttttcctaattttgagccagaggcttaactgctttcatttttctaaattattatatGTTTTTACAGGCATAAATTTTCTTCTGAGTAACACTTTACATTATACTATAAATTCTGATACAGGGTATAGTctagaaaaaattacaaaatcaaaaaaattatcatatttttaaaagattttatttatttgacagagagatagcaagagagcataagcagagtgtgtggcagagggagagggaaaagcaggctccctgcagagcagggagcccaatgaggcttgaccccagaaccctgggatcatgacctgagcagaaggtgatgcttaaccaactgagccacccaggtacccttcaaaaaattctgtattttattttatttttttaaacattttatttatttattcatgagagacacagagagagagaggcagagacacaaggcagagggagaagcaggctccatgcagggagcctgacgtgggactcgatcccgggactccagaatcacgccctgggccaaaggcaggcgccaaaccgctgagccacccaggaatccccaaaattctgtattttaatttgtatttcccctgTGATACAATGTTACTTAATAGTTTAAACATTTCTAGATGAAGAGAacttttctcccctcttctcaTTATTACTTTCTAGTTATATTGTACTATTGCTACTTTCTGGAATCTACTGAGTCTGTCTTTGTTGCATATTATGTAGTCAATTTGTATCAATCTTGAAAAGGCTTATATTCTCTAACTATAGTAGAGGCCGTCATATGTCATATCTGACCACAGGAACTATCTCattgaaaaatttttaagcatTCTACATTTTAAGTTGTTTTATGTGGTTCACTTGGACTGAGACACACATTCTATCCTGTGTCAAGGATTCCCGTTCCAAACTACTtaatattactatttaaaatgttGGCTATATGCCGATGACTCCCAAATCTCTGTCTTTACACGTAAACCCCAATTCCTAATGTTCAAGTGCCCAGagaataatctcattttatttcctaCTGTGGATTCAACCTCATCTAAAATCAAATCCATCTTCTTCCAAACTCTGCTCCTAGGTCCAAATCCTGCCTTGACCTTGTCCTAGCTCTTTACAGCTATAATGGTATCACACTGCTTATCTTTCTATGTGAAtgacttatcttttaaaaataaattgaggggatccctggatggctcagtggttgggcgcctgcctttggcccagggcatggttctggagtcctgggatcgggtctgcactgggctccctgcatgcagcctgcttctccctctgcctgtttctctgcctctctcctccctctctctccctctctccttccctccctctctctctctgtctctctgtgtctctcatgaatgaatggaaaatctttaagaaaaagagaaaaaaaaaataaatcgaGATGGAGCACTATGTATCATTTTAACCCACTGATATCAACTCCAGAATCCAACTCTGCCTAAGGACAAAGCAAGGAGCATTTATTAAATGTTGGTGAATGATTCTAGGTTTAAATCATCAGCTTTAGGGTATgggtgaggaaggagaaaggagaaggtgaGGATTGGGCCTGAGAGCTTCAAGGTCCATGACCAAGGTGTTCCTGGAATTGGCAACATAGTTACCAACCAGTCACCTAAAATAAATGCTAGTTTTACCCAAGTCTGAGAAAAACTCAGTGTAATAAATCTGATCTGTTTAtgcttatttctaaaattaaaaaaaaaaattagggagtacttggctggctcagttggtagagcatgcttGTTCTGAGGTCTTAAGctggagccctatgttgggcacaGAGTTTACAATCAatcagtatacacacacacacaatcttaaatatatatatatatatatatatatatatatatatatatatatatatatatatcacatagaATAACTTGTGGGAAATTAAGCGGGCTCACTATGTACTACTACCCCGACTATACAGTGTAAAACAGCTACAGAGTTCAGTAGTCATGGATTTTTGTTACCCCAGGTAACTCATAAAACCCACTTTTTGCTCCACTTCAGCCTCAGAAACAAACAGCACTGAAGGCAAAGTAAGAAGTATTAGGCACTCAGCAAAATGATTTTTGAGGATTCCCGATTCTGTAGTCACCAGTGTATTTGTAGAGAAACGCTGAATCATCTTTCAGCAGCTGACAGAGAAGCTAATGGCAGATGAGTTCATATGAAGTATTCTCATTTAAGAATACCTTTAACCATTACTGGGAAATAAGCACAAATAATGGAGGTCCCATTCACCAACCATATAGGCAATTCACtgaaaaaattatgagaaatacaGCAAGAAggcatatgtttttataattatatattaaaacattaatgtaaacaattttaaaattatacaatttataATTGTATAATTCTGGGCTAAGACtgcaagctcttttttttttttttttttttttagattttatttatttattcatgagagacacacacacagagagagagagaggcagagacataggcagagggagaagcaggctctacacagggagcctgatgtgggactcaatcccaggtctccaggatcatgccctgggcagaaggtaggcgctcaactactgagccacccaggtatcctaaGACCACAAGCTCTAATGTTAGAATCCCTAGTCCCTGCCCTACTACCTACTGCTGTCTGACCTTGACCTTTcgcaatttttctttctttcttttttggtaggATGCAAGGCAAAGTTTATCGAGCAATAGCACAAAGTTTATTaagtgatagtacaaagctccccaggagggaggggacccaagagggtTGCCCAATCTTTAgcaatttcttaacatttttctgcttcagtaccgtcatctgtaaaatagtaataattccTATACTCTACAGTAATTTTGTGAGAAATACATGCAATAACAAAtgcatataaagcacttaaaCTAGTGCTTCATACATAATGGCACATTAGCACTTAATAAGTGCTAGATattattcccatcaacagtgggatatattttcattcattagtAGACGTCACAGCTACTGgacatcaaggaaaaaaaaaagacttaaaagagTCTTACATGTGTccaaagaaaatactaatttaaaaaacaccTACTGGGGGACTAGCACTAGATCCAGAAAACGGACTCAGAAACAATCTGCCTGCATTTTCAATGTTTGAATATTTGATGCCAGTCTATCAGCTGCAGGTCCTGCTTACCAAGAGAATTCCTCTCTGCCCTTGCTGCCCTAAAGCTATAAGAAAAATGGCCGCCACAGCTGGTGCAGGCTCTGCCACATGGGATAGAACAAAAATTAGTGTAATTATGTACTTAGCTAGCGTTTTAATcaggtctttatttaaaaaaaaaatgttttttttaatgaggtcttTAAAAAGTCTGACAAAATAGAAgaacatgcttttccacaacatTCAATATGAACGCACAAGATTTCTTACCCAGTAACGTCATCTCCCCAATATTGTCTTCCTTCTCTGAGGTGGGCTGTTGAGTAGCATCTAGGCTCACACATTCTTCTTGAGAGTGAAATACATTCAAATCCTCAAAGACCACCAGTTCCTGAAAGAGCAAAAGGCCCCTTCCTCTTAATAACAGAGGTTCGTTTGACAGCTCTGCTGGCAAAAAAGACCGAAGCCCAAATATCAGAGAAGGGAAGGCAAAATGGGTCTATAAATCTGTGAAGAAagcgtttgggtggctcagtggttgagcgcctgccgctggctcagggcatgatcctggggtctgggaatcaagtcccacatcaggttccctgtggggagcctgcttctccctctgcctatgtctctgcctctcatgaataaataaataaaaatctttaaaataaataaatcccatgAAGATGCAGCACAGACCAGAAAGCCAGGCTCAGAGAGCACCCAAAGGACAAGCAGAAGAGAAATGTCCAAGGAGGCAGTGAAAAACAAGCCATTCTCTTTACTCCCAAGAGTGTGTTTTTATACATGGGTTGGCTGAGCAGGGAGAGCTGAAAGAGCAGAGAAGGTGATGTACTCAAAAAAGTGAACAGGAAAAccaaacccacctcagggtcagTTTTCAAATACAGAGACACAGTGTCCTGTTTTTGCTGGATCCCTTTCCCAGGCAGAAGCTTCAACATAGGATGAGGTTGCACTGGGGAAAGAGGAAATTGTAGTTAATGGAAAAACCAGTGACTCTAATACAGGAACACTAACCACACCTTAAGGCTACACTGTCCTCACTCCTTCCAAAGGCAACTCAAgtctttttctgcttctgtgagCTCAGGACAAATTCAAGCCATAAATCGTAAGGTCTATGAACCTATATGTGCTCTCCTCATTATGAAAAGAATGATTCACTTCAGGACTTTAAAAAATTCCACtattaggggcagccctggtggcacagcggtttagtgtcgcctgcagaccagggtgtgatcctggagacccaggatcgagtcccacgtcaggctccccacagggagcctgcttctccctctgcctgtgtctctgcctctctctctctgtgtctctcatgaataaataaataaaatcttaaaaaaaaaaatcccactactAAAGGGAAGGCTAGAGGAGGGCAATGTCTGAAGATGCCCCCAAACAAGCACAAAATTTCCAAAATTCCACATAGACTCCAGTCAGTTCAACAATTCATCCACATTTCTATATCCTAAAATGATGCACACTCTTCCCAACATTTGTGTAAAACTGACATTGTTTATTCTATGGCTTTACACGACACTCCGCAATCCACTCAAACTCCAGCTTGAGAAAAAATACTGCCTCTCCCCAACATGCTTACTTATTAGTATCAACTCCTTTTTTTTCAAAACCTGCTATCCTAACTTGAATTCATTACTAACATGAAAACCTATTTGAACCCCCAGAACCATTCCCTTCTCTTCTAGGGATCAGCATGTGCTTCTTACGTCTGTTCTGAAAGTTTGAGCTCACATCCTTCATAATAACCAAGGTCTCCTTGACTTTCTGGTTGGGCTGGACCAGGCTTGGCTCTGGCAAGAAGGTGAGGAAGTGCTCCAGAACCAGCTCGTGGATGGTCTTGGGCCCACCAGTAGCATCTCGAAGTAGGTCTTGTCCTAGTTTGGAGTCTGGAGGAACTCTCAGTATAAAGGACCGCTTTGACTTTAGGGGCATTGGAACCACTTTTGCAGCCATGGCGCCGTGAAATCACACACCACGCTGGTTTTGCAGAGCTTCAGGAGTCACCTCTTATTGAAGGAAATGTGTCAGAGAGCCGAGCTGCGGATGAGAGAAACCATGGGTTACACACAAGGCCAGGAAGGCACGCGTGCACTCCAATACAGGGCCTGGATAGCGAGGCCACGtgaattttaaagcaaaagttaAGAGAAACCGGGGTGGGGAACTCCTAACTGAAACGGAAGGTCCCTGAACGAGAGGCACTCTCAGCAGGGCCTGAGAGGAAGATGTGAGCAAGAAAAGCCGGAGGATGCCCAAACCCCAAGGGTCATCCTCCTAGAAGTACGAAGTGTAGACTCCACCGGGAAGAGCGGTTTAACTCCTGCTGACAGGAAGAGCCATGGGCTAGAAGACAGGGAACCTGGGGTCCAGCACTGAGGGCATCTGCTTACGAGTTGGCCTGGCCACTGAATGAAGCCGTTCTGCGCACCTTGGACCGCGGGTCCATCGGATGCCCTTCGCGGGGCCGCTGATGGCTCAAGGAGCAAACTCAAGGCCGCACGCGATGTCCACACACCGCCTGCTGACTCCTTTCCGCCGTGAAGCCCTGTTGAGAGCGGCGAGGGGCGTCCCGGTAGGGACCAGCTGGCCAGGCCCACTGTGGAGCCTCTCCCACCGGCCACGGGGCACTTTTACCACAAAGCTCGAGCGGCGGCATTGCCCGGGGTGCGTTCCCGGCTCCCCAGCCGGCCAGGCTCTCCCACACGGACCAAGCTCTGCTCCCCAGAGGCCACCTCAGCCTGGTTCCCGCCCTCGCGGAGCCCCTCACCTCTCAGGGGCTCTGCCCTCCTGGGCGCTCGCAGGGACGGCCCAGAGACCCCAGCGCAGAGAGACCGGGAAACCAGGCGCGTGAGGCCCAGCCCTCCCCTCGCCCTTCGGAGTGTCCTCACAGGCCGCGGGCCACTATTGGCGTGCTCGGCTGTCAGTTGGGGAGACTGTCCGGACACGGTGCCTTCTGGGAGGCCGGGCGCCTCGGTAGCCTTTACGTCACGACCGGTGCCTCGTTTCCGGTGCGGAAGCCTGGTCTCCCCGCTCGGAGCGGGCCGTCTGTGCTTGAGAAGGCGATGCTCGAGGACGGCCGGCAGAGCTCCCGGCGCCGAGGGAGGCCGGGCTGGCGGCAGCCGCTGTTTCTGTGGCTCTATTTgggag
The sequence above is drawn from the Canis lupus baileyi chromosome 8, mCanLup2.hap1, whole genome shotgun sequence genome and encodes:
- the ZNF200 gene encoding zinc finger protein 200 isoform X2 produces the protein MAAKVVPMPLKSKRSFILRVPPDSKLGQDLLRDATGGPKTIHELVLEHFLTFLPEPSLVQPNQKVKETLVIMKDVSSNFQNRLQPHPMLKLLPGKGIQQKQDTVSLYLKTDPEELVVFEDLNVFHSQEECVSLDATQQPTSEKEDNIGEMTLLVMVKGILK